One Oryza glaberrima chromosome 11, OglaRS2, whole genome shotgun sequence genomic region harbors:
- the LOC127754691 gene encoding uncharacterized protein LOC127754691, which yields MGVFYMDFYDDDDDDDDLITDWWDQEELSDDDDYYIAAALLTDIEHKRTKRKRRGSVPGREIIHRDRFVGNLRIVADYFADPPVYSAKLFRRRFRMSRELFLRIVASVEAHDDYFRQRPNAVGLLGATALQKVYGAIRMLAYDIPADSLNEVVRISESTMIEAFKHFVKAVVDVFADQYLRAPTTEDTAKLMAINTPRGFLGMLGCIDCMHWRWKNCPTGWKGQYSGHVDGPTMILEAVASKDLWIWHSFFGLPGSLNDINVLQRSPLFQRLTSGTAPELEFMVNENKYTMGYYLADGIYPSWATFVKTISNPQGNKRIHYVKVQGVRKDVERAFGVLQARFAMVRGPASFWDTETLWYIMTACVIMHNMIIDNERDEDVDFDYDQEDSEVLTKEEYQRRNKPVLEKFLKIHKEIEDRRIHEQFRDDLVEHLWALHGAR from the exons ATGGG TGTTTTTTACATGGATTtctacgacgacgatgacgacgacgatgatctcATTACCGATTGGTGGGATCAGGAGGAGTTGTCTGACGATGATGACTACTACATTGCAGCTGCTCTTCTTACAGACATAGAGCATAAGAGGACCAAAAGAAAGCGTCGTGGTTCAGTCCCAGGTCGTGAGATAATTCATAGGGACAGGTTTGTTGGCAATTTACGCATAGTGGCTGATTATTTTGCAGATCCTCCTGTATATAGTGCAAAATTATTTAGGAGGAGGTTCAGAATGTCAAGGGAGCTCTTCTTGCGCATCGTGGCTAGTGTGGAGGCTCATGATGACTACTTCAGGCAGAGACCAAATGCAGTGGGTCTTCTCGGTGCCACTGCATTGCAGAAGGTGTATGGTGCAATTCGCATGCTTGCATATGATATTCCAGCCGATAGTCTTAATGAAGTCGTGAGGATTTCAGAGAGCACCATGATAGAAGCTTTCAAGCACTTTGTcaaggctgtggtggatgtgtttgCTGATCAATACTTGAGGGCACCAACTACTGAGGACACTGCAAAGTTGATGGCTATAAACACTCCAAGGGGGTTCCTAGGGATGCTAGGTTGTATTGACTGTATGCATTGGAGGTGGAAGAATTGCCCAACAGGCTGGAAAGGACAATACTCAGGGCATGTGGATGGGCCAACCATGATTCTTGAAGCTGTTGCATCTAAAGATTTGTGGATTTGGCATTCCTTCTTTGGACTACCAGGTTCTCTCAATGATATCAATGTACTACAGAGATCACCACTCTTTCAAAGGCTTACATCAGGGACAGCTCCAGAGTTGGAGTTTATGGTGAATGAAAATAAATACACCATGGGTTACTATCTTGCTGATGGCATATACCCTTCTTGGGCCACTTTTGTGAAGACCATTTCTAATCCACAAGGTAACAAGAGAATACATTATGTAAAAGTTCAAGGAGTGAGAAAGGATGTTGAAAGAGCATTTGGTGTTCTACAAGCCCGCTTTGCAATGGTGAGGGGTCCTGCTAGCTTTTGGGATACAGAGACCCTATGGTACATAATGACAGCTTGTGTAATCATGCACAACATGATCATTGACAATGAGCGAGATGAAGATGTAGATTTTGACTATGATCAGGAGGACAGTGAGGTGTTGACGAAGGAGGAATACCAACGACGTAATAAACCTGTGTTAGAGAAATTTCTAAAGATACATAAAGAAATTGAAGACCGACGGATACATGAGCAATTTCGAGATGATCTTGTGGAACATTTGTGGGCGCTTCATGGTGCTCGGTAG